One genomic window of Podarcis muralis chromosome 9, rPodMur119.hap1.1, whole genome shotgun sequence includes the following:
- the LOC114604492 gene encoding alpha-internexin-like — translation MDSEGFGWRKPWEDYRGGGGGSARSVRVSFCSPVPRRSARLSASALGPLTDPLERLDLAQVSNLNAELLGLRAQEKEQLVDLNDRFATYIERVRDLEHRNRALLLELEALRRQQRTPARLPQLYQQEARALRALLDAEAGDKARLEAERDRLRLTCGQLRERCAQEARRRLDAEETLSRVREEAARAALATCDADGAAGSLRAELAFLQKLLEEERAELVAQAELAAATRVAVEGAPGAAGAAARPDISAALRDIRSQYESLAAKNMQAAEEWYRSKFASVAELASRNQEAVRSIRQETVEYRRLLQTRSAEIETLRGAIDSLHKQLESLEGQQGAEVARCQERVTELEQEISEAKEEMARYMREYQELLNVKMALDIEIAAYRKLLEGEEMWWTSSSSLPPLMK, via the exons ATGGACTCCGAGGGCTTTGGTtggcgcaagccgtgggaggattaccgcggcggcggcggtgggtcGGCGCGCTCCGTCCGAGTCAGCTTCTGCTCGCCGGTGCCGCGGCGCTCGGCTCGCCTCTCGGCCTCCGCGCTCGGCCCCTTGACTGACCCCCTGGAGCGCCTGGACCTGGCGCAGGTGAGCAACCTGAACGCGGAGCTGCTGGGGCTGCGCGCCCAGGAGAAGGAGCAGCTGGTGGACCTCAACGACCGCTTCGCCACCTACATCGAGCGGGTGCGGGACCTGGAGCACCGGAACCGGGCGCTGCTGCTGGAGCTGGAGGcgctgcggcggcagcagcggaccCCGGCGCGGCTGCCGCAGCTCTACCAGCAAGAAGCGCGCGCCCTGCGGGCCCTGCTGGACGCCGAGGCCGGCGACAAGGCGCGCCTGGAGGCAGAGCGCGACCGCCTGCGCCTCACCTGCGGCCAGCTCCGCGAGCGCTGCGCCCAGGAGGCGCGCCGGCGCCTGGACGCCGAGGAGACGCTGAGCCGCGTGCGCGAAGAGGCCGCCCGGGCCGCGCTGGCCACCTGCGACGCCGACGGGGCGGCCGGCTCCCTGCGAGCCGAGCTGGCCTTCCTGCAAAAGCTCCTGGAGGAGGAGCGGGCCGAGCTGGTGGCCCAAGCCGAGCTGGCCGCGGCCACCCGGGTGGCGGTGGAGGGCGCCCCGGGGGCGGCGGGGGCGGCTGCTCGGCCCGACATCTCCGCCGCGCTGCGGGACATCCGCTCCCAGTACGAGAGCCTGGCGGCGAAGAACATGCAGGCGGCGGAGGAGTGGTACCGCTCCAAGTTCGCCTCGGTGGCCGAGCTGGCCAGCCGCAACCAGGAGGCCGTGCGCAGCATCCGCCAGGAGACCGTCGAGTACCGGCGACTGCTGCAGACCCGCTCGGCGGAGATCGAGACCTTGCGCGGCGCCATCGACTCCCTCCACAAGCAGCTGGAGAGCCTGGAGGGCCAGCAGGGAGCCGAGGTGGCCCGCTGCCAG GAGAGAGTGACAGAACTGGAGCAGGAGATCTCGGAAGCCAAGGAGGAAATGGCTCGCTACATGCGTGAATACCAGGAGCTGCTGAACGTCAAGATGGCCCTGGACATAGAGATCGCTGCCTACAG gAAACTGCTGGAAGGGGAGGAGATGTGGTggacctcttcttcctccttgccACCCCTGATGAAGTGA
- the TLX2 gene encoding T-cell leukemia homeobox protein 2 produces MEPSGLELLEGTVHTPPPPPPPQEPIRFGIDQILGCSQQQQQHQGACGAAVGALGEPDLALYGGGYGAEYNPACSLGAYGLPRAAAGGSGGVIRVPAHRPVPSAAAHPQPGGASLTFPWMESNRRLTKDRIAAALPPFSVARRIGHPYQNRTPPKRKKPRTSFSRAQICELEKRFHRQKYLASAERAALAKALKMTDAQVKTWFQNRRTKWRRQTAEEREAERQQANRLMLHLQQEAFQKSLGQPLQQDPLCLHNSSLFALQNLQPWAEEHKVTSVSGAAALV; encoded by the exons ATGGAGCCCTCGGGCCTGGAGCTGCTGGAGGGGACCGTCcacacgccgccgccgccgccaccgccccaAGAGCCCATCCGCTTCGGCATCGACCAGATCCTCGGCtgttcgcagcagcagcagcagcaccaaggcGCTTGCGGAGCTGCCGTCGGGGCCCTCGGGGAGCCCGACCTGGCGCTCTACGGCGGCGGTTACGGAGCAGAATACAACCCGGCCTGCTCGCTGGGTGCTTACGGCCTTCCCAGGGCAGCGgctggcggcagcggcggcgtcATCCGTGTGCCCGCGCACAGGCCGGTGCCCTCTGCAGCGGCCCATCCCCAGCCAGGGGGAGCTAGCCTCACGTTTCCCTGGATGGAGAGCAACAGGCGCTTGACCAAGGACCGGATCGCAG CCGCCCTGCCGCCTTTCTCCGTCGCCCGGCGCATCGGCCACCCCTACCAGAACCGCACTCCGCCCAAGCGCAAGAAGCCGCGCACCTCCTTCTCCCGGGCGCAGATCTGCGAGCTGGAGAAGCGCTTCCACCGGCAGAAGTACCTGGCGTCCGCCGAGCGAGCCGCTTTGGCCAAAGCGCTCAAGATGACCGACGCCCAAGTCAAGACCTGGTTCCAGAACCGCCGCACCAAGTGGAG GCGGCAGACGGCCGAGGAGCGCGAGGCGGAGCGCCAGCAGGCCAACCGGCTGATGCTGCACCTCCAGCAAGAGGCCTTCCAGAAGAGCCTGGGGCAGCCGCTGCAGCAGGACCCGCTCTGCCTGCACAACTCCTCGCTCTTCGCCCTGCAGAACCTGCAGCCCTGGGCCGAGGAGCACAAGGTCACCTCCGTCTCCGGGGCGGCGGCCCTGGTGTGA